Sequence from the Miscanthus floridulus cultivar M001 chromosome 16, ASM1932011v1, whole genome shotgun sequence genome:
gccctttccaatgcctaacactgatgaagttgtagtctttgaagattatttttggCATGGATTGGGGTTCCTTGTCGATCCTTTCTTGCGAGATCTATTGGTATTTTGGTCGatcagtctgtgcaatctccaccccaacactatacttcacatctcgatctttattcacTTCTGTGATGTGTTTCTTGAgattcttccgcacttcaacctctttagacatttattttggctaaagaagaaagacggcggtggctccaaggtggtcggcggagtaTATCTGCAGTTCTAGGATGGAATGGCCAGCGACTATATCAGcgtaccactgaacacttccTTGAAAGGGTGGAATGCCAAGTGGTTTTACATGAAACAGAACCACCCGACCGTTCGCTGCGACGTGCACCATATCTCGGAGAACCAAAgaagctggtcggagagaccaAGAAGTgtcgacatggagcaagtgaaggagctccttgacctGATTCAAAGTGTGGAGTTGAGAGGTGAacttgtggcagcaagcttcatagtacGCCGTGTCCAGCCTTGCAAGGAAAGGGCTTATCCTACTTTTGACTACAAGGGCGATGACGATGGAACCCGGGAGAGGCCTGAACGGCTGTTAAGGAAAGAAGTAATAGGTCGCGCCATAGAACTATTCACCTCCAGCAcctcatttagctggccgaaagaAATAAAGGCCATCAACTATACCaacctgcctcctcaggtaatcaTCGTACCCATCATTGTTCAAATGTCGATTTGCCGAGCAGGGAACTGacttacttatgcaaagatccattcgcaggatagaGCAGTCTATTTTTCAGACGTGCCAAGAGCTGAATGGCCGCCAGCGGTGGATGCCCGACCAACAGAAAACCTTGAAGAAAGTCTCGTCGGTATCTCATCAGAATCTAGAGATTCGGATGTTGATCATACGGCACGTCCCCCCCCCCATTATCAGAGAAATCTCGAGGAAAACGGGCAGTAGTAGACGAgccggcctagaagaagaggaaaacagcgACGGCCGCCCCCCGCAGACCAGGCGGTATATCACTAGGTGGCGACTAGACCATCCGTCCGTAGAGGGCCATGGTGATGGAGTGGTCTGATGACGATGAAAATACAGTTCCCCCTCCCTCCAGCGTGCAAAGAACTTCACGCAGAACACgcatggaggagcaaccaaggggaagcaacgaagtccctgagcagcaggcgatggcagtccccgagcagcaggcgatgGGAGTACCCGAGTAGCAGGTGACGGGAGTCCCCAAGCATCAAATGGAGCGAAACCCAGTGGTACAGGTGGAGCAAACACCAGAACAACAGGTGGAGCACAGACCAAATGTAGAAGAGGATAGACCTCCACCTGATAACATGGAGGTCGACCCCACGGCTGCACCCGGGGGCTCGAACAGGCCTCGTCGATTCAAAAAAGCACACCAGTAGACCAAACGGTAAGTAACCTCGCACTGTTATTGTTTTGCTATTTGATCTCTGTTTTTTGGGCGATTGACCAAATGTTCGGATGCAGCGCAAAACACATGGAGGATCCGAAGTCGTCTGCCTAGACTGATAAGCAGTCTCAAGCTGATCCCGAGGCGGAGGTAGCACCTGCCACCCCCATGTTAGGGTCCCCCAGTGCTCAGGGATTGGTGAAACAAACAACAACTGCTGCAAGTGGAGCTAGAGACAATGAGGGACCGGCATCAGCAGAGGCTAGCTCAGCAACGATGCCCAAAGCAACGTCGGGTAGCGCCGGACCCTCAACCCAAAGCAACGTCGGGTAGCGCTGGACCCTTAGGAGATGAAACTGTAGTGGCCAGCGAGGTGGCAGAGTATGGGTCGATGAGACTAGTGGTGCCCGAGGAGCTAACAGTGCCCCCGGAAGGGTCACATGTCATGCTCAGACCCACTGTCTGACGATAGAGCCCCCCTATGGTGAGCCCTACTGTagtggaagaggaggacgaggtcgaggagatCGTTCGCGATGAGCCTCAAACCCAATCCGTCTGAATCCTTCACAAGCGAGGTGACgaagtggtagttgtcgaggaagaggacacccctagAGAAATGAAGAGGCTAAAATCCACCCTCGGCGGAGTAGTAAAACAAATCAAGGTTGATACTGAATCCCAAAAATTCTTCGTTGTCATTGTTTGTTTCCTTTTGTCATTGTTATTGTGAATTTCTAGGGGATGACTCAAACTGCCGAGCACCGTTACCAGTtgattaagaggatggagccccttgccgaggagaacaaaaaactcaaggaggcgatgaacctttCGGAGAAGAATATTCAAAGGGCCCAGCGCGAGTGAGACCTTGCGGAGTCCAACGtgcgggacctagaatactagAAGGGGATCCTGTCTGGACAACTGGCGACTGCAAAAGATCAACTTCagagcaagtccgagcagctgagCACTGCCTCAACACAACTGAAAGATGCTTCTGAGTAATTGGAAAAACTGCAAAAAGTctctgaggagaagaaaggtaCGTTCGATCCACAAAAATGCCGCACATAGCCGAATACGATTACTATCGTTGATGAATGATGCACTTGTAGAACAAGACGCGGAGCTTAGTCAGCTGCGCCAGGCCCTTgaacaactccgagaggagaaaaTGAAGGAGACAGAGCGAGCGAACAAACTGACTGAGGAGCTGGACGGTGAGTACCCCATGATCGGGTTTTCTGTTGAGGTTAATGTCTTCCCTGAtgtaacttcaaaatgcatgcagactaccgtcggagggtcaaggcacaattcgatgtgtTAGAGCAAGACACCCGTACCCAGAGGAACAATTTCAACGGCGTAGTGGTCGGAATTAGACCGGTGCTCGACTGCATTGAACCAGAAACTGCTCCTCATCCCGACAGCAGGCCACCTCACTCGGATATTATCATCGAAAGATGCAAGACGGTGTGGGAAAGCTTTAAaagcttcaaccgcgacgccattGTTACTGCCGCTACCCACACCCTTGATGTTGTCTGATCACACTATCTAGACACTGACCTGGAGGCGATAGGGGGCGGGTACACCGAAGGACTAAGCGAAGCGAAGACCCAGCGGcttgaagatgaggtggaggatgtggTGAAAAAGTTGGCCGATGATATATACCTATTCGGAGAGAATGATGGTAGTGGCGAAGCATAATGATTTCCTCGGTGGACATCATCTGTAATATCTTGACAGTATGGCTAGGAAGCGCGAAAGTGCAAGAATCAAATACTTATCAAATATTTGTCATTAGGTGCTTGTATATACAATATATGTAGTGTGCTTATAATTTGGCGAAATAATCTTTGGAGTTTCAAACCGGACGCGGTTATGCGTAGTTCAAGTAACATCTGACTAGTGGGTCTGCTGCTGGTCCCTacggccttggccagcccatagtccttaacgtcgagcgcggagcccgtgcacgtgtaggagaaaaTTGGTGGCTTAGTTTTTTCCATAAAGAACAACATTGAATGTGTTCTGGTCGGCTGTTAGTTAAACAAACTCAGAGATAATGGCAACACAAGCGGtgtccgagcaatgtattctatgttgaactctcggccttggctgacccataatCCATAACGTCGAGCTCGGAGCCTGTAGACATGTCAgaaaaataggtgtgaccaaaggaccgcagccaaccacccataacgcagagcgcggagcccgtagcacgtgtagggagaaatcaaagactgggtcttctccaaagagaacaaagaaaaaatgctttgcgatttggagaaatcgagtccggcattttggagaaaacatgttcggcgttttggagaaatcgtgttcggcgttttggagaaaacatgttcggtgtTTTAGAGAAATCATATTCgacgttttggagaaatcgtattcggtgttttggagaaaacatgttcggtgttttggagaaaacatgGTCGGCGTTTTTGGAGATTGTTATGGAGTATCGTAATGCTTCGGTGGCCATACGCGGAGATCGAAAGTTaaaggagaaaaaatggagacaaattatggagaccaaaaactttattcatcataaaatggagagtacatatctggagtgtttcaagggtagaaacgtataaggtgctcaatgtgccatgagtttggaacatcaatcccatctaagtcacataagcgataagatcCTAGTCGGatgacctctttgacgacgtagggcccttcccaaggggaagaaagcttgtgcaacccttcggTCTTTTGTTTTCTGCGAAGAACAAGGTCGCCGACGGCGAATGAATGACCTTTTACGTTGCGGTTATAGTACCTTCGCAAatcttctagatacttggctgtgcggacacaggtgatcaggcgttcttccttGGCTCGGTCAATGTCCTCGGTCCGAATAGCCACGGCCTGCTCTTcaacataattttccaccctgggTGCTCAGAAAGCAACATCTGCTGGTAGTATgacctctgagccatagaccaaaaaatatggagacacaccggtactgtgactagcttgagtgcgcagtccctagaccacagccggtagttctttgagccatctacccagatgcttttcttctttctgatatagcctctttttgagggcgtcgaggatcataccattagcccgctcaacctagccattagctctaggatgagcaacagaaacatacttaacagagatgcaccggcCTTCACCGaaatcccaaaaatgatgaccggtAAACGTGGTTCCGAGGTCaatgataatgctgttcgggagaccaaacctgtgtatgatatcttcaaagaggtcgactgctttctttgcgaTAGCTGAAACGagcggtttgtactcgatccacttggagaacttatcaatggcaacGTATACATACCTGAAACCCCATGGCACTggcttgaagggcccaatcatgtccagtccccagcatgcaaaaggctaagaagctgggatggtctgcaactCCTGTGCTggtatgtgtatttgcttggtgaagaaCTAACATCCTTCATAGCGCTGGACGAGGTCTTCTACGTCAGAGATGGtcatgggccagtagaagccagctcagaaagctttgccaaccaggtttctcgaggctgcGTGATTGCCACAAGATCCAAAATGAATTTTGTGAAGCAGCTTCACTCCTTCGTCTTGAGGGACGCACTTCTgcaatatcccttccttggcactcttcCACATCAAGTTACCAtctaccaacacgtagtgcttacttcggtGGATTAGGCGCTCGGTGTCGGTCTTGTTGGTGGGTACTTCAGAGTtgatgaggtacttgatgaattgctccctccaatcgatgACCGGCGAAGGCatcgcaagtaccaactgctcggtagggggaacctcctcaacttccttttcttctttaatggatggcaccaggagatcTTGCACGAAGACCCCCGGTGAAACCGCGGTGCGAGACGAACCTAGTTTTTGAGAGCTGGTCGGCTagttgattttgatctcgtaccacatggtggtactcgataccatagaacttcccttcaagcttcctgattttgacgcagtatgcgtccatcttctcactggaataggaccagtctttgttgagctggttgataaccaacgcggAGTCTCCGTACACCattaggcgtttgacgccgagcatgacggctatacgaagaccatggagacatgcttcgtattctgtgacgttgttggaggccgggaagtgtatccaaagaacataacgtagcttatccttggtcggcgtaatgaacagaatgcccgcaccggcaccgttgatgttaagggtgccgtcaaagtacatcacctagtgctcggggcaagcggcgatgatgggctcttggatctcagtccattcagcgatgaagttagtgagcgcctgtgacttaatggtaggtctacttctgaattcaatggaataggtgccgagctcaacagcccacttaatgatgtggccattgaCTTCTtttgttgcgaagaatgtcccccaGGGGAAACttagtgaccacggtgatcttgtagtattcgaagtaatgctggagcttgcgcgacgtaatcagaattgcgtataacagcttttatacctaaggataacgagtttttggctcattGAGTACTTCGCTGATAaagtagaccggacgttgcaccctATAAGCGTGCCCAGCTTCCTCGCGTTCAACGATGATAGTTGTACTCATgacacgagaagtggcggcgatgtatatgagcagagtctcatctggccttggcgctgtcatgatcggtgACTTTgtcaagaacaacttgagctgctcgaaagctgagtctgcttcctccgagctggaaaagtgctcggaggccttgagaagcttgaagaagggtaaccctttttcgccgaggcatgatatgaagcggcttaaagcagccatgcaacctgtaagcttttgtatatccttgacacatgttggccgtttcatattggtgatggcgaagaCCTTATCAGGATTAGGCTTGATGCCTCGAGCACTAACGATGTAGCCTAGCAATAtactggatggaactccaaagatgcactttgaagggttcagcttccatcggtacttgttcagattagcgaaggtttcttcgaggtcggcgacaagcttgtcggctgtcttggttttgatgaccacgtcatcgatgtatgcttcgatgttgcggccgatttgctggtcgaggcacatctgaatggccctttgataggtagccccagcattcttgagtccgaaggacatagttttgtagcagtatgctccgaaaggtgtaatgaatgacgtctttatctggtcttcttccttgagggagatctgataatagccagagtaacagtcaaggaaagagagtagttcacagccgacggtagagtctacaacctcgtctatccgaggcaagccgaaggggtctttagggcagtgtttgttaagatcagtataatcaacgcacattctacattctttattcttttttcgaacgagaatagggtttgctaaccaatctggatgatacacttcttttataaacccagcagctaagagccattttatttctaccctaatagcctccttcttgtctggcacaaATCGGCGAAGTTTCTatttgatcggtttggcggtcggcgagacattcaaggagtgctcgatcttctcccatggtaccctcagcatgtctacaggtttccaagcaaacacatcggcgttggcatgtaggaaggagacgagcgcactttcctatttggggtcaagatgagccctaatcttcatggtcttggaagcatcattgaggccgaggccgacctccttaatttccttagacttggtggaggcacaagGAAGCTCGTGCtctggaatctccatgtcatcggcgggtACTATcctggcttcggtgaccacgctagccatctggatggagaggtcggtggctttggcgagggcgagactctctatctcgcagGCATAGGCGACGGAAAGGTTGGCCTGCAGagccaggactcctgcaggcaaaggcatcttcaacaccagatacgcgtagtgtggtatggccatgaatttggctagagctgaccagccaagtatggcgtggtaggcggtgtcgaagtcggcgacatagaagttgatatgctcgatgcggtagttgcttgctgtgccaaactatactggtagggtgatctctccaagtggcctggatgcccttccaggtagcacaccccagaaggaggaatctgagggtgtgagatctgatatcgtgaggcccaactcccttagggctctggcgaagagtaggttcaaagcactgccaccatcaacaaggacttttctaaaCAACACCTTATGGATGGTtgcgtcaaggacgagggggaaatgccctgtatatggtatgtctgcccactggtcagccctactgaaggtgatggggatctcGGACCATGGACAATAGCTGGGGTCGGCGGTGGTTTCATCTGAAGCGACGACAAGCACTCGGCGAGCAGCAAGCTTCCATTCCCTTCGACTCTcgttggaggcgaggcccccgaagatggtggcgaccaccttatcgtggtcctaaaaggcattgttgttgttccCCGATGGTCGGCGACCTCCTGTTCCATTGTTGGCATCatcatcgagcctcttgtccaggaactccctggctagaccaatgcagtccttcatcttgtgtttggcgttcttatgaagagggcacgggctgtcgagtatcttttggtaccgctcatcgtagttacgcttggcgTGAGGTTGGCTAGCGGTGGTGAAGATGTGTTCTGGCCGGCAGCGGTGATTTTGGCCTAGCCTGTGTCCTCCTATTTGATCACGGCTGCTATCACGATGATAGCTGCGGTCATCAGGGCGACGGTCATTGTGATGTCGATCGTCGGGGCGATCGTCGTATCGGTGGGGTGGtcgctgagtgcctgcatccttgttgaagtgcacctcagcttcctctgcatcggcatactggttggcggtagttatcatctcgccgatgccggttGGTGGCTTATGGTTGAACTTAGAGCGAAgttcgcgatggtggagtcctcggataaaggcggtgatgatttcagcttccgtgatgttggggatagaattcctcatctcggagaaacgctggatgtagctacgaaggagctcggatggcttctggttgatgcggctaagatcatgctTCATGCCGGgacgagtacacgtggccatatagttgtcggtgaagactttcttcaactcttcccacgagccgatggagtccggcgcgaggctggtgaaccagctcattgtgggtggcatgagcatgatggggaggtaATTTGCCataacactggtgtctcctcccatGACACGGacggcagtggcataagcctgcagccactgagttgggttcgttcttccttcgtagggctcgaccccggtgatcttaaagCCATGGGGCCATCGGAGCGTTCAGAGATCCGTTGTGAAAGCCAGAGGCCCCTCAGGATTGTCATCACTGTAATCTGCGGCGTtgtggtcggggataggctcaagggctgagtccgggttgtCATACTCCCTTTCGTAATTGTGGCGGCGGCGTACTTCGTCTTTGTGGCGACCAAACTGACGGTGCTCAATATGCTGCCGCAcatcccggaggttgctgagatgtactctagcatcctgtttgacctcctggtcatgttggcgatggtgttcggtgTGATGCCCCCCGGGTACCCCTTGGAGAGGTAATGACTAGTCAGCGAAATGGCTTTGACTTGGGTAGCGGTTGAACCTTGGCGCAGCTGATTGGTGAATCGTGCtcatagagcacgaaggtctctggtcctcgtggatctcattgacctgacagagccgctttaagcatggcggcaatcttggtgagctcgggtgtttgagggaaacgagcgagctcgttggcggctactgccaaattggcgcttggagtcttgaagacgtcgtggccgtcgatGCAGAGAAATTCTTCATTGAGGTCACAGTAGAgcgggagtggccttccttgagagtcaagccgatTATTCTAAGTAGCTTTGGCCCTTGCGATGGCTGCCTTGTTCTCTCGCCGCTGCGCATGATTGACGTTTCGGTTCTCCCGAGCGGCGCGCTCTTCCTCGGTTTCACTGTTCcgaggagggctatcgatgctgacgttgaagatcgcgccaccccggaagggtgggaggagaaattgatcgaagaaggtttcggcgagggtctccatagagccctgagacttgAAGCCCGGAGTTTCTTCCGGGATAGTCTGGAGGTGCGCCCTAGGGCTCTGGCCTAGGTGTAGTGTGTTGACAACCAGCGGGAGCTGGAcggtgatctggtcggcgagtCTACCCCTTAGGGCGTGCTAGTAAGCGGCGGCGGTGTTGGAGAATCTAAAAggtagggccatagcccttgTAGTTTCCCGAGCATCCTTCGATAGATCCAGATCGGAGGGTGATCGACACTGAAACAGAGTGTCCAATGccgattcagcgatggagagacaatcaatGAGCTTTAGTCtaacccgatcgatggactcgatcagatcgttgttgttgatcgacctcctctggtagcgaggaagcggtcgACGAGTTGTTGCCGAAAGAGACCTCGAAATAACCTCTGAGAtcagatctgcagttgcaggtgcaggggtggtcggcgcagaaccgATCCActctggctcgaggagctctctgactctgtcAGCGTTAATGATCCATGAGatggatccaaccatgaagatctggccaggctgtggAAGGAatgaagagcctacggaaaaaaccatcttgttcgataaggaaatagcatgcacagcccctacctggcgcgctaactgTCGACAgattatcgtcggcagtcctccaaggggtatcccatgaaggtagattgatcggtagaggagcacgagatcaagaacaagaaggcaacagagacacacgagttatacaggttcaggccatcagtatgatgtaataccttactcctgtggtttgttggtttgtattagctatcgtatgatatgccatgattttagaggggggtccctgcccgccttatatagtccgggaggcagggttacaagtcggttagatctaagagataaccggaaagtaataactgaatacaggaatcttgggatcatacatatcctaacagatctcgtagtatcttcaggatatcttcctgatgtcttgcggaaggtgccgagcagagtcgtgcctcgcaaggcttcttcttgtgagttgggccacccctaggggcacagcccacatagtctgccatgggtatccggggtcgtaccccccacattgagcttcttgttttcttccttgagagcatcattatttttctcttccttgagcttcttattctcttctttgagcttctcattctcaagaatcaagtcaccatcatgatcacaaGTTTCAAGCACTGtggtgttggtggtcttgagctcttcaagatcttccttgagcttttcattgtcattcttgagcttgacaaactcatcataatcatcggcctcaaccacttgcttgcccttgctactagaactttgctcaatgctctcaatgatcaaatcatcacatgatgtagctatatcaatcttaacaacattgttagtagcatcatgtggctcattggatagaaattcttgagcaatgacaagattatcatgattaatcttaagagtagtatattcttcttttagcttattgtggctagtgatgagctcattgtgtatcatctcaagtttatcatgtttatctttaaacactttcttagaagatttgagctccttgagcttAGATGATATAACattatttgcttctctaagctcaacactagccttttttactacatcacatttagctaaaagagaatcattcttagcttctagcttgtcattcttagctctagtctttctaatgattctagtatatttgtttagcaatttgacaagttcatcatatgaaggtgattcaaattcatcatcatcactatcactatcacaatcatcattgttagcatgatcatcactactactatcgTCATCATTtcatacctttcgttcacccttggccataaggcataggtgtgtagaggatgatagcggtggtgttggtgaagatgatgaggagtcaatcacaatggtggccaccttctcattatcactatcatcatcagatgagcaacttgatgaatcaatgtccgtgagccaatcaccgacgatgtatgcctttccactcttcttcttcttgtggaagtccttgccatctctctttttgtatggcttgtttttcttcttctcatcttcttcttcattgcttgagtcgtctttcttgcccttgtacttgttcttatacttgtctttcttgggctttgtgcattgatgtgctagatgaccaagttctccacaattatagcaatccatcttcgagattggcttccttctagagcttgtgaataacttcttcttcttgccatcgaacttgatgtcactcttgttgagcttctttagcatcttagtagttcttttcaccatgagagcaaggcttgcatcatcaacttcatcatcacttgagctctcatactcaagccgtgctttgcccttctcttggctagctttcaatgctaagtcc
This genomic interval carries:
- the LOC136510786 gene encoding uncharacterized protein encodes the protein MGGDTSVMANYLPIMLMPPTMSWFTSLAPDSIGSWEELKKVFTDNYMATCTRPGMKHDLSRINQKPSELLRSYIQRFSEMRNSIPNITEAEIITAFIRGLHHRELRSKFNHKPPTGIGEMITTANQYADAEEAEVHFNKDAGTQRPPHRYDDRPDDRHHNDRRPDDRSYHRDSSRDQIGGHRLGQNHRCRPEHIFTTASQPHAKRNYDERYQKILDSPCPLHKNAKHKMKDCIGLAREFLDKRLDDDANNGTGGRRPSGNNNNAF